The Apium graveolens cultivar Ventura chromosome 10, ASM990537v1, whole genome shotgun sequence nucleotide sequence ACAACCACATCCAAACCTTTTTCCTTGGAAAATTCCCAGGCAGCTTTCTCAGCAAGTGTCTTAGATGCTGGATACCATAACTAGCAAAGATGGAACAAAGAGGTACAAGTTAACAGCTGAGTTAATATCACTAGCTCTTGTTTGAAGTTAAAAGTTGAAGCCAATAACTATGAGCAATTTATCGAGCCCATTCAGATCAAGGTTATTCTTATCAATTAAGTGCTTCAAGAAATATGTAAGTACCTATGAGTCTGCCTCAAAATGAGTTTAGAAAAGTATTAAACCACTGGGACAGAAAGGAATTTTTAAAGGCCAGTTATATACATAATCAAAAGCAGAACAGACAAAATATCAGTGCATTAATCTACATATATTTTTATGTTTCCAGTTTTTTTTCTCTATTTAGCCTCCTATGTGAACTTGATTGCAAACTTTGTCTTTGAATTTATTATGTACTCTCTTCTTCCCAAGAATCAGATACGTCCTATAAGGCTATAAGCCTATAACCATGATTCTAAAGTATCATTTTTAACTTCGACGCAAATCTATGACATTAAGTACATAGCGTTATGCTTGTAGTGTCCCATGCACTTCGAGAATGGCAATGACACCAAGTCAATGTCGGGAGTCCAGGAGGAACCTGGAGGAGTTATCCCTATTCTTCAAGGAGACATCGACTCTATCTAAAGTTAAATACGCAACAATGTACTAATTAAAAACAGTCATGGAAACAAACATGGGGGTCAGCTCAACGAACTGAATTCCATGAAAGTCAATCCCTTCAACAGTAAGGTTCTGACTTGGCGAAACTGCTCCCCCCTCCCTCCTTCTTCTCTACTCACAAATGGATAGTAGCTTTACCTGTGTAAACAGTTAGACACTCAGCTGCACTTCGGAGAGCATCTCGGCTCACATTCATTTCAACACATTACCAAAACATACGGATACTCTCTCGCCCCTCTCTGTCATTACACTCAGCATTTAAATTACTTTTCTTGTTCTACCTTCAGCTTACCAGAGAAGATCATTGTACTTAAAATGGTCAGCACCCCTTTTTTGCACCAAACTATCCGAATGGTGGACCCATTGCCGCCCACAGTTTACTACTCTAATAAGAGGTTTCTGTGTCACCATTTCTTGTCTTACTCTTTTCCTTCACTTCCACTTTATTACTCATAGCACACACACATCAAGATAATTTTCTATTCATTAAAGTCCCAATTAAAGCTGAATCTGGCATAGACACCGAGTTACACTGAACTTCAGTCCTAGATAATTATCTATTGTCATTACTCATTACTTACACCAAGCCACTAATTTGAAAAGTTCAATTTTCCATCCACATAGCTAGAAATGAACAATAGAGATAGCATGCGCACCTCCTTCTGCTTACAATAATCAACATCAGTCCAACAATTCTCATTCTTAACCACATCTGCTGGCCAATGACGGCTGGGAACAATTGCTGAAACAGATGAAGTAATCACCACACGCTTAACTCCAAGCTCCTTGGCAGCCACAAGCACATTATTGGTCCCCTTGATCGCTGGTCCCAATACCTCCTTCTGCAAACTCAAATATTAAACGCATATTGCGTATTTCTATTTAAATATCCGCAACTGAACATTTCAATATATAACACTATATGTGTATAGTATATTGAATACAGATAAACTTCCATAAACGAATACCATTCAAACCTGAAAATTTGATTCatttatcaaattaaaaaataCATTGTGTCTATATACATTCAGAGAACTTTATTCATTAATCAAATCAGAGAACTTTGTTAGAAAGGACAAAAAGTATGATAAATGAACACCATCAGAATCAGAGAACTTTATTCATTAATCGAATTACTATATACATTCTCTCTGTTTTATATTAGAATCGACAAGAAGTATTAAATTATTGATACTATTCATGTCTCGCGTACTCATATGCGTACTCATATATCAAGGTTCTACTGTTTTTAAATTTCTGCAACTCAAATATGTGTAAATATGGAATACGAAACCAAACCTCCGGATCATGAATTTTATCCACAGTGCAAGGAGAAGCAAGGTGAAAAATCCCAGTAACACCAGTAATCGCCTTAACAATCGAATCATAATCGAGAAGATCAATCTGAAACAGACGAAGACGTTGCGATTTGTGTTCTTCTAGAGCTTGCAAATGCTTTGTTTCATTCTCATTATCTAAATTACAATCAAATTAAtcaaatcataattaatttaataattcacATAAATTAAAAGAAATGTAATGTAATGAGATACAatgagagagagacagagagggagccatagagagagagagagggagacgGAGAGAaggagagggagagagggagagagagactTACTGAGATTTTGAACGGTGGCGTGGACAGTGTAGCCACGGTCGAGAAGGAGACGAACAAGCCAAGCGCCGATGAAGCCACTGCCGCCGGTGACGCAAACTGTCTTGTCTCCGATGTGGTTAGAAGCCATTGTTTGTTTGTTTATCTCACTCTCAACTAAGAGCAAGTCAAGACATCCAACGATAAGGCACTTCTCTCGGttgtttaaataattttaataaatatctgAATGATTAATATTTCTGAATAATCTGAATTATTCAAAAATCTGAATGTTAGGACAAATAATATTGTTTGATATATTACCTTTTTTCGTAATTTCTGAATGACAAAATTTTGACATCAATTTTAACATTTAGAAaacaataattttaaatattaaaaaataaaacatTATAATTTGTTATGTATAATTAACCCGTCATGAACAATGTACATCAAGATATTTgataatatatttaattttcattttatGAATATCCTCAAAATCAAATAATTGTTTACTTATTTAGTTTATTTATCATTTGATGTTAAAAATAtactattttttttatattaGGAACCAcgatacaaaatataaataataaaatagttcttaacagtaaattatataaattaaaataatgattagGTGTAAAAAGAAAGGTAGAAGTACCATATGAACGACTCAGTTACACATTTTTACATGAATGATTAAGGGAAATATGAATCGCTCAGATCAAGAATTTTTTTAAACAAATGTGCTGAATGTTAGAATCGGTCAGGTGGATGCTCATTCATGAGTATTCAGAGGTAAACAAATGGGGCCTAAGTAAGTATAGTTGAATATATTTTTCACTAAATTGCAATAATTACTTATAATAATTCGATTTTAAAATAAATGACTCCAAACTCAATAAATAGGTTCCGAAAAGTATACACCCGACTCAATTAAATAGGTCATGTGTTAGATAAATTTTATCTAACATACTATTATAGGGCGTCGGATCTATATTTCAAGATCCCTGATTTAATGAATTTTTTTAGTCGCAAGGGTTTTTTCCCTTTCTCCCTTCCGCGAAAAATATCCGCAGAAAGCTAAAAAAATTTCCTAACATCTGGGCCCTTCAAATATTGATATAAGAGTTCCGGAACATTGTGTTAGATATGACTTATCTAACACACAATTGTTAGGGATTACCACCCATAAATAAAATGTGCTAATCAAACACATGACCTATAACTATTATATGTAATTATAAATTTGATTTGAAAAATTTAATGATTACAATTTAAGTGAGAAAACTAAAACTGAGTTTACTCGAGATTTGAAGTGTGATTTTTTATTTATTGTTTAACATGATACTATATTAGTGTGTTCGGGCTTGATGTCGGCTTCAAAACGGACAATGCGAGTCTGTATTTTTTAACCGCGTTtgtagtatttattattttattttaactcaATGCAACAAATCCAGTTACCTATATTTATctattttatttgttattttagCTTGTATAAATAGTATAATTTTATCTAAACCAAGATgaataatgtatattattttcttttattcgGGGCCATTATAAGTACTAACAACTTATCTTTTGATTTAAATTTGGTTTTAGAAGGTTCAATGGTAAAAGTTGTATTGGCCTAGGTGAATTGTTTATGTTATTTTATCTTTTTCCGAGGTATTTTACATATATAATATCatttgtattattattattattattattattattattattttgtgaataataattaattaatgagagtattttattttaaatataataataaattagAGTATGAGCAAAATACAGGTGATCGGACCAGACTACCAACAAAACTTTTCATGTTTCATATTTATTATAACTGACtatatttttttatattcttTTAATTTAGCCCGgataaatttcataattttatttaatttcggATAAATAATGTGTATAGATTATATTTGTATATACATActtatattttgaatattaatatatattttttgttaaatataattataaattttgaaGATAACCAAAAATATAGGTGATCGGACAATTACCAACAAAACtttcattattt carries:
- the LOC141693272 gene encoding phenylacetaldehyde reductase-like gives rise to the protein MASNHIGDKTVCVTGGSGFIGAWLVRLLLDRGYTVHATVQNLNNENETKHLQALEEHKSQRLRLFQIDLLDYDSIVKAITGVTGIFHLASPCTVDKIHDPEKEVLGPAIKGTNNVLVAAKELGVKRVVITSSVSAIVPSRHWPADVVKNENCWTDVDYCKQKELWYPASKTLAEKAAWEFSKEKGLDVVVVNPGTVMGPVLPPTLNASMLMLLRLFQGCTETYEDFFMGSVHVKDVALAHILVYENLSATGRHMCVEAISHYGDFAAKVAELYPEHQFPSIPRDTQPGLLRSKDGAKKLMDLGLQFTPMEQIIKDSVESLKSKGFLS